Sequence from the Procambarus clarkii isolate CNS0578487 chromosome 2, FALCON_Pclarkii_2.0, whole genome shotgun sequence genome:
ATGACATCGACAAAATGAGAAAGGACAACAAAAgaaaacaatgaagaaacaaagattAAAAGGAACACAGCATCTTAAAGAAGTTCAGGattgggatcagggtcagcgaagtcaggattATGggtcatgggtaaactgagtaaggatggagggaagggagcaggacagaccagaggcggacgagcagggtccggaggaggaggaggaggaggaggaggaggagataacCGAGGGACAAGGACAttcggaggaggaggggcagaaactggGGAGCGCACcttagcaagagcagcaaccgagaggtaagcgggggccaaagaaacctccaaagcaggaacagggggctcgaccaccgaTACTGGAGAGGATGGAGCGAAAGACTCAGAGGtaggggggcgaggaagaaagcgaagccttcttaccggccggggaggagaaaggagatgagccaggcttacgattctgactcaaagagacagttgttccagcagcaacgtactgggcaataGACTCAAGcttctcaacaggagaagaagaacgagagcgaagaACACGATGATCGCTGGGAGA
This genomic interval carries:
- the LOC138365707 gene encoding uncharacterized protein encodes the protein MEHCGFVVASKTPITDKDARVGPGRRKKSGPISVVEPPVPALEVSLAPAYLSVAALAKVRSPVSAPPPPNVLVPRLSPPPPPPPPPPDPARPPLVCPAPFPPSLLSLPMTHNPDFADPDPNPELL